One window of Methanothermobacter tenebrarum genomic DNA carries:
- a CDS encoding DUF5402 family protein, giving the protein MNKTLNELSHARDKIEDTLQELSGRAIFVPEVKIFNMACGCRGLLADIRGLETEEAEVFHKKITKTLKDILGRLGLKADMIYARNFPGTYMVVGITARRFCGRCKRELGSITSRPDIIILK; this is encoded by the coding sequence ATGAACAAAACCCTGAATGAATTGTCCCATGCAAGGGACAAAATCGAGGACACCCTCCAAGAACTGAGTGGGAGGGCAATATTCGTCCCCGAGGTGAAAATATTCAACATGGCATGCGGCTGCAGGGGATTGCTCGCAGACATCAGGGGCCTTGAAACAGAAGAAGCAGAGGTCTTCCACAAAAAAATAACAAAAACCCTAAAGGATATCCTAGGAAGGTTAGGCCTCAAGGCAGACATGATATACGCGAGGAACTTCCCAGGAACCTATATGGTCGTTGGGATAACCGCCAGAAGATTCTGTGGAAGATGCAAAAGAGAACTTGGAAGTATAACATCACGCCCAGACATAATAATCCTCAAATAA
- a CDS encoding GAF domain-containing protein, protein MRGKLRADLSIEEIIGLLSSIPYFDWVGIYILEGDELVLGPYRGPVTPHVRIPLERGICGRVARTGRASIVDDVLSDDDYLQCNESVKSEIVVPIKGDDRILGVLDVDSKRPAAFDELDKGLLEEVALILSRLL, encoded by the coding sequence GTGCGGGGGAAACTTAGAGCCGATCTGTCCATTGAGGAGATAATAGGATTACTTTCGAGTATACCCTACTTTGACTGGGTTGGAATATACATATTAGAGGGTGATGAGCTTGTATTAGGCCCATATAGGGGTCCTGTCACGCCACATGTTAGGATACCCCTAGAGCGGGGGATATGTGGGAGGGTTGCTAGGACTGGTAGGGCATCTATTGTTGATGATGTTTTATCTGATGATGATTATCTTCAGTGTAATGAGAGTGTTAAATCTGAGATAGTAGTCCCTATAAAAGGGGATGATAGGATCCTTGGAGTTCTTGATGTTGACAGTAAGAGGCCTGCTGCCTTTGACGAACTTGACAAGGGCTTGCTTGAGGAGGTTGCATTGATACTCTCAAGGCTGCTCTAG
- a CDS encoding Nre family DNA repair protein produces MIKSKYLYLQKLTRNIRLKSSNFEKEIEGSTPPSVFIGSYNYPKVYAGPLVTTDNSEVQLMDLPEEWIPQGKSIQDIIGYRLNLVRGKQRVHVKDFNNKLVEKLQEITLAKSPVDSEALFSYKPRGVQFFNDEHPPHGPSAPIEYFQVDNIRWDRHLEKAYYDTDLKASDAIYNLYKVGVPFSTIQKSLSVGALGVEERRRLVPTRWSITACDSILADKLLKRIQTYETIDYYRVHEFESFKNKYIIILTPTRWQYEWIEVFLGVIGSEKLIFSDYEVGGSKRGYSRVGGCYYSSKMAVLDALDREKKQAGAIVLREAYKGYIPLGVFNVRENVKNAMSQNPKEFNTLNSMLKYIKSRLNLELDEYMRESHLLRETSRQTSLDEFTQKGRSP; encoded by the coding sequence ATGATAAAATCAAAGTATCTATACCTTCAAAAACTTACACGGAACATTAGACTGAAATCATCAAACTTTGAGAAAGAAATCGAAGGATCCACACCCCCATCAGTTTTCATCGGAAGCTACAATTATCCAAAAGTTTATGCAGGACCCCTTGTAACAACCGATAACAGCGAAGTTCAACTCATGGATTTACCAGAAGAATGGATACCACAAGGTAAAAGTATCCAAGATATCATAGGATATCGCCTCAACCTCGTAAGGGGAAAACAGAGAGTCCATGTCAAAGACTTCAACAACAAACTAGTGGAAAAACTCCAAGAGATAACACTCGCTAAATCCCCCGTTGACAGCGAAGCCCTATTTTCATATAAACCGAGGGGAGTGCAATTTTTCAATGATGAACATCCACCACACGGGCCTAGCGCCCCAATAGAATATTTCCAAGTTGATAATATAAGGTGGGATCGTCACCTTGAAAAGGCCTACTATGATACCGACCTTAAAGCATCTGATGCAATATACAACCTCTATAAGGTGGGGGTGCCATTCTCCACTATACAGAAGAGCCTATCAGTGGGGGCTTTAGGCGTTGAGGAAAGACGCAGGCTCGTGCCCACCCGCTGGTCCATAACAGCCTGCGACAGCATACTAGCAGACAAACTCCTTAAAAGAATCCAAACCTATGAGACCATCGACTACTACAGAGTACATGAATTTGAAAGTTTTAAAAACAAGTATATAATAATATTAACACCTACAAGATGGCAATACGAGTGGATAGAAGTTTTCCTTGGCGTTATCGGATCGGAAAAGCTTATATTCTCAGATTATGAAGTTGGAGGTTCAAAAAGGGGATACTCAAGGGTTGGCGGCTGTTATTACAGTTCAAAGATGGCTGTGCTTGACGCCCTCGACCGTGAAAAGAAACAGGCCGGTGCAATAGTATTAAGGGAAGCATACAAGGGATACATTCCACTGGGAGTGTTCAATGTACGCGAGAATGTGAAAAATGCCATGAGCCAAAACCCCAAGGAATTCAACACTCTCAATAGCATGTTAAAGTACATTAAAAGCCGCTTAAACCTCGAACTCGACGAGTATATGAGGGAAAGCCACCTCCTCAGAGAGACCAGTAGACAGACAAGCCTCGACGAATTCACACAGAAGGGGAGAAGCCCTTGA
- a CDS encoding DegT/DnrJ/EryC1/StrS family aminotransferase → MNLKFRRPSKVAMKALCKIAMEPSKAKKTLQETEKRILELTGHRMAKLVNSGNAALLTVMSRLPPPFLIPDQGGWRGFKQIPRFLNKETITLKTRLGIIEPGELENTIKEEGVSALFLTSFAGYTAEQPIKEIHDICSENGVILVEDASGSIGDPLGHLCNSKYNDVIIASTGSPKIVNAGGGGFIATSNKRILQDNPLLRTLKIDPYLPAAINEELKMAPQTLKKLIEATAYLKRKLKRVYHPRSRGVNIIIPTEDPTEDARRLRRIIKVDGGNILTVCPSYDRLKKKAIAVEIKNLEIESITKDNLDNLIKLIESTIRG, encoded by the coding sequence TTGAACCTCAAATTTAGAAGACCATCAAAGGTCGCTATGAAAGCTCTCTGCAAAATCGCCATGGAACCATCCAAGGCAAAGAAGACCCTACAAGAGACTGAAAAAAGAATATTAGAACTAACAGGACATAGAATGGCTAAACTCGTGAATAGTGGGAACGCCGCCCTATTAACTGTTATGAGCAGACTACCCCCACCCTTCCTCATACCCGATCAAGGTGGTTGGCGCGGTTTCAAACAAATCCCAAGGTTCCTCAATAAAGAAACGATAACACTAAAAACTCGCCTTGGGATTATAGAACCCGGAGAACTCGAAAACACAATCAAGGAGGAGGGGGTCTCTGCGCTCTTTTTAACAAGTTTCGCCGGTTACACTGCTGAACAGCCAATCAAGGAAATCCATGACATCTGCTCCGAGAATGGTGTGATACTCGTCGAAGACGCCTCAGGGAGCATAGGTGATCCCCTTGGCCATCTCTGTAACAGCAAATACAATGATGTTATAATAGCATCAACAGGATCCCCCAAGATAGTGAATGCCGGTGGCGGAGGCTTCATAGCAACCTCCAACAAGAGAATACTCCAAGACAATCCACTCCTAAGGACCTTGAAGATTGACCCCTATCTACCAGCAGCAATAAACGAGGAACTTAAAATGGCGCCACAAACACTAAAAAAGCTCATTGAAGCCACAGCATACCTCAAAAGGAAATTAAAAAGAGTATACCATCCAAGAAGTAGGGGTGTGAACATAATAATACCCACAGAGGATCCCACCGAGGATGCTAGGAGACTCCGTAGAATCATAAAAGTGGATGGTGGAAACATCTTAACCGTCTGTCCAAGCTATGATCGCTTGAAGAAGAAGGCCATAGCAGTGGAAATAAAAAATTTAGAGATTGAATCCATCACAAAGGACAACCTTGACAATCTGATAAAGCTGATAGAGTCTACGATTCGAGGATGA
- the cgi121 gene encoding KEOPS complex subunit Cgi121 produces MEIEILGFKGRVKDINETLSMLEDDGIVQLMDARAVAGREHVLHATAHAIKAFERGENIANDIGLEICLRTAATRQISKALKMVGLREGPMEICAVLIDSDKLDMLSRMFKRDDTVLEPDTEYLKKLYKLTWDEIELVGVTGALMERTTLLILES; encoded by the coding sequence ATGGAGATAGAAATCCTAGGATTTAAGGGCCGGGTAAAGGATATAAATGAGACCCTAAGCATGCTGGAAGATGATGGTATCGTACAGTTAATGGATGCCAGGGCTGTGGCTGGTAGAGAGCACGTGTTACACGCCACAGCACATGCAATCAAAGCATTCGAGAGGGGGGAGAACATAGCAAATGACATTGGCTTGGAAATATGCCTAAGGACGGCTGCCACAAGGCAAATAAGCAAAGCCCTTAAGATGGTGGGCCTCAGGGAAGGGCCAATGGAAATATGCGCGGTCCTGATAGACTCTGATAAGTTAGATATGTTATCAAGGATGTTTAAGAGGGATGACACCGTCCTCGAACCAGACACTGAATATCTTAAGAAACTTTATAAGCTGACATGGGATGAGATAGAACTCGTAGGTGTTACAGGGGCTCTTATGGAGCGCACAACCCTGCTCATCCTCGAATCGTAG